From the genome of Streptomyces sp. V1I1, one region includes:
- a CDS encoding S8 family serine peptidase: protein MRWTRAITASLAIVAVLGPPSPALGVTPALPDRGPAPDPRTSAFIHSALKPTAASQSATLITGDRVVVRELAQGKQSLTVFPGPGRQDVGFIKQGHTDKNGLRHLVVLPNDAAPLVSSGVLDSRLFDIPELIRQHRDDASRTTLPLIVTSRDSRSGAAPDAVRRHARATRALPGVGGSSVVTDKKRLGRLWTSIVGPPSAARIERKAFTGGVGRVWLDGEARLSDDQSNSQIGAPAAWEAGYTGKGVKVAVLDGGYDAIHPDLASAVTEAKDFTASSAGVKDTFGHGTHVASTIAGSGAASSGKYKGAAPDAQLLVGKVCAGETCDYSAILAGMEWAAQRAKIVNMSLGGSASDGTDPLSAAVNRLSAQYGTLFVVAAGNAGSPLTVGTPAAADAALAVGSVSKTDRVNSFSSRGPRLRDYAVKPEIVAPGQSIVAARAAGTSMGSPLDANYTSANGTSMATPHVAASAAILAQQQPDWSAGRLKAALTSTATTLDRAGVYDQGNGRLDIARAVRQSVTAASSTVNFGLLKYPQADLPPVTRAVTYANDGDAPVTLALQVAGSGPGGSALPEGAFALDGNDVTVPAHGTAEVGLTVNPKALSADIGSYGGRVTATAPVGITVTTAFGATTEPESKELTIRAVDRAGNPASSALTHFFYLLGLDSGDTPKLPPLTDGSLTVRVPTGTYALNAFVDTPMPGQPAQRASRTWTAVPSIVVDKDMTVTLDARAGKQIRVRTDQRAAVRDVADIDQTQSSANVSLLIGYRTYDSAEELYAVPVKADPASFAFGVYQTLVNPQASREKYAYFFARPNKGQIPDSLDYRVRDNELALVRALIRAQGIAAHGTRSSTPFYLPGQSMVVAAFNEVTLPVWRNEFYSAGEDISFSHYLWQRGIDEPTQYNFDGEIEGGYYGYKPGERRTQTWNSAVHGSDISMHPWNRVLRYGDTLLAQTWPYSPSEPGQSAASAFNAQYATSTTTLSAADGTVIGSSSQPWGFWRTSPDKGRYTLEVKSSRTPTWSALAPQVSTRWSFETATTAESMYLPLLTLHVRGPFDEYNRAPDLPLFPLEISVGAQKESSGAGEVDKVTVQQSADDGTTWKPARVYRANSKWYALLTHPQGDTKFVSVRARAEASNGDAVEQTTIRAYGLE, encoded by the coding sequence ATGCGCTGGACCAGGGCAATCACTGCCTCCCTTGCGATAGTCGCCGTACTCGGGCCGCCATCACCCGCACTGGGCGTCACCCCCGCCTTACCCGACCGGGGCCCCGCCCCGGATCCCAGGACGTCCGCCTTCATACACTCCGCGCTCAAGCCCACCGCGGCGAGCCAGTCCGCGACCCTCATCACCGGAGACCGGGTCGTCGTCCGCGAACTCGCCCAGGGGAAGCAGTCGCTCACCGTCTTTCCCGGACCCGGCCGGCAGGACGTGGGATTCATCAAGCAGGGCCACACGGACAAGAACGGCCTGCGTCACCTCGTCGTCCTGCCCAACGACGCCGCGCCGCTGGTGTCGTCGGGCGTGCTCGACAGCCGTCTGTTCGACATCCCGGAGCTGATACGCCAGCACCGGGACGACGCCTCCCGTACGACCCTCCCGCTCATCGTCACCTCCCGCGACTCCCGTTCCGGTGCCGCCCCGGACGCCGTGCGCCGCCATGCCCGGGCGACCCGTGCCCTGCCCGGCGTGGGCGGTTCGTCGGTCGTGACCGACAAGAAGCGGCTCGGCAGGCTCTGGACCTCGATCGTCGGCCCGCCCTCCGCGGCGCGGATCGAGCGGAAGGCGTTCACCGGCGGCGTCGGCAGAGTCTGGCTCGACGGCGAGGCCAGACTCTCCGACGACCAGAGCAACAGCCAGATCGGTGCGCCCGCCGCCTGGGAGGCCGGATACACCGGCAAGGGGGTCAAGGTCGCCGTTCTCGACGGCGGTTACGACGCCATCCACCCCGATCTCGCCTCCGCCGTCACCGAGGCGAAGGACTTCACCGCAAGCTCCGCGGGCGTCAAGGACACCTTCGGGCACGGCACCCATGTCGCCTCGACGATCGCCGGCTCGGGCGCGGCCTCGAGCGGCAAGTACAAGGGCGCCGCCCCCGACGCCCAGCTGCTCGTGGGCAAGGTGTGCGCCGGGGAGACCTGCGACTACTCGGCCATCCTTGCCGGGATGGAGTGGGCCGCGCAGCGCGCGAAGATCGTCAATATGAGCCTCGGCGGCAGCGCAAGCGATGGGACCGACCCGCTCTCCGCCGCGGTCAACCGGCTCTCCGCGCAGTACGGCACGTTGTTCGTCGTCGCCGCGGGCAACGCGGGCAGCCCGCTGACCGTCGGCACGCCCGCGGCCGCGGACGCGGCCCTCGCGGTCGGCAGCGTCTCCAAGACCGACCGTGTGAATTCCTTCTCCTCCCGCGGGCCGCGGCTGCGCGACTACGCGGTGAAGCCGGAGATCGTCGCGCCAGGTCAGTCGATCGTCGCGGCACGCGCCGCCGGTACGTCGATGGGCTCGCCGCTCGACGCCAACTACACCAGCGCCAATGGCACGTCGATGGCCACCCCGCACGTGGCCGCGAGCGCCGCGATCCTCGCGCAGCAGCAACCCGACTGGAGCGCCGGCCGGCTCAAGGCCGCGCTGACCAGCACCGCCACGACGCTGGACCGTGCGGGCGTGTACGACCAGGGCAACGGTCGCCTCGACATCGCCCGCGCCGTACGGCAGTCCGTCACCGCCGCTTCGTCCACGGTGAACTTCGGACTGCTGAAGTACCCGCAGGCCGATCTGCCGCCCGTCACCAGGGCCGTGACGTACGCGAACGACGGCGACGCCCCGGTCACCCTCGCCCTCCAGGTCGCCGGCTCCGGACCGGGTGGATCGGCGCTCCCCGAAGGCGCGTTCGCGCTCGATGGCAACGATGTCACCGTGCCTGCACACGGCACGGCCGAGGTCGGCCTCACCGTGAACCCCAAGGCGCTGAGCGCCGATATCGGCTCCTACGGCGGCCGGGTCACCGCGACCGCGCCCGTCGGCATCACCGTCACCACCGCGTTCGGCGCCACCACCGAGCCGGAGTCCAAAGAACTCACGATCCGGGCTGTCGACCGGGCGGGCAACCCGGCGAGTTCCGCCCTGACGCACTTCTTCTACCTTCTCGGCCTCGACAGCGGAGACACCCCCAAGCTGCCTCCGCTCACCGACGGCTCGCTGACCGTGCGTGTCCCCACAGGCACGTACGCCCTCAATGCCTTCGTGGACACCCCGATGCCCGGCCAGCCGGCACAGCGGGCGAGCAGGACCTGGACGGCAGTGCCGAGCATCGTCGTCGACAAGGACATGACCGTCACGCTGGACGCCCGCGCGGGCAAGCAGATCCGGGTCCGGACCGACCAGCGGGCCGCCGTCCGCGATGTTGCGGACATCGACCAGACCCAGTCGTCGGCGAACGTCTCCCTGCTGATCGGCTACCGGACCTACGACAGCGCCGAGGAACTGTACGCCGTCCCCGTGAAGGCCGATCCCGCCTCGTTCGCCTTCGGCGTCTACCAGACCCTGGTGAACCCGCAGGCCAGCAGAGAGAAGTACGCGTACTTCTTCGCCAGGCCCAACAAGGGCCAGATCCCGGATTCGCTCGACTACCGGGTCAGGGACAACGAACTCGCCCTGGTGCGCGCCCTGATCCGGGCACAGGGCATCGCCGCGCACGGCACCCGCTCCTCCACGCCGTTCTACCTGCCCGGACAGAGCATGGTCGTGGCCGCCTTCAACGAGGTCACGCTCCCGGTGTGGCGCAACGAGTTCTATTCGGCGGGCGAGGACATCTCCTTCAGCCACTACCTGTGGCAGCGCGGTATCGACGAGCCCACGCAGTACAACTTCGACGGCGAGATCGAGGGCGGCTACTACGGCTACAAGCCCGGAGAGCGGCGAACGCAGACCTGGAACTCGGCCGTCCACGGCTCCGACATCTCCATGCACCCGTGGAACCGGGTGCTCAGGTACGGCGACACCCTCCTCGCCCAGACATGGCCCTACTCACCCAGCGAGCCCGGGCAATCCGCCGCCTCCGCCTTCAACGCGCAGTACGCCACCTCCACGACCACCCTGTCCGCGGCGGACGGCACGGTGATCGGGAGCAGTTCCCAGCCGTGGGGTTTCTGGCGCACATCGCCCGACAAGGGCCGCTACACCCTGGAGGTGAAGTCCTCCCGCACGCCGACCTGGTCGGCGCTGGCGCCGCAGGTCAGCACCCGCTGGTCGTTCGAGACTGCGACCACGGCCGAGAGCATGTATCTGCCCTTGCTCACGCTCCACGTTCGGGGCCCGTTCGACGAGTACAACCGGGCTCCGGACCTTCCTCTGTTCCCGCTGGAGATCAGCGTCGGAGCGCAGAAGGAGTCCTCGGGAGCCGGCGAGGTGGACAAGGTCACGGTGCAGCAGTCCGCCGACGACGGCACGACATGGAAGCCGGCCCGCGTGTACCGCGCCAACAGCAAATGGTACGCGCTGCTCACTCATCCGCAGGGGGACACGAAGTTTGTCTCGGTACGGGCCAGGGCCGAGGCGTCGAACGGTGACGCGGTCGAGCAGACCACGATCCGGGCGTACGGACTGGAGTAA
- a CDS encoding IS3 family transposase — protein MSVHPFIEAEKQDGHNVKRACELLKVSRTAFYARRGGKPGPRAVRDAELTGRITEVHEWSRGTYGSPRIHAALQQAGQDCGRRRIARLMRNAGLQGRHRRRRQLTTIPDPRAATRPDLVLRDFAPDPMAIDTRWCGDITYVPTEEGWLYLATVIDIASRRVVGWATADHLRTELVADALRSACRQRRPSRSVIFHSDRGCQYTSTEFAALSSEFGIRLSVGRTGQCWDNALAESFFATIKRELLGTTAWPSRAAARTAIFDFIEGWYNLHRLHSSLGYRSPADYETALAA, from the coding sequence GTGAGCGTGCACCCGTTCATCGAGGCGGAGAAGCAGGACGGTCACAACGTCAAGCGCGCATGTGAACTGCTCAAGGTCTCCCGCACCGCCTTCTATGCCCGCCGCGGCGGCAAGCCCGGACCGCGGGCGGTCCGCGATGCCGAGCTGACCGGGAGGATCACCGAAGTCCACGAGTGGTCGCGGGGCACCTACGGCTCTCCGCGCATCCACGCTGCCCTGCAACAGGCAGGCCAGGATTGCGGCCGGCGCCGGATCGCCAGACTGATGCGCAATGCCGGGCTGCAGGGCCGTCATCGCAGACGCCGACAACTGACCACGATCCCAGACCCGCGAGCCGCCACCCGCCCCGACCTGGTCCTGCGTGATTTCGCTCCTGATCCCATGGCGATCGACACCCGCTGGTGCGGTGACATCACCTACGTTCCGACCGAGGAAGGCTGGCTCTATCTGGCGACTGTCATCGACATCGCATCGCGCCGGGTGGTCGGCTGGGCAACCGCTGATCACCTGCGGACCGAGCTGGTTGCTGATGCCCTGCGATCTGCCTGTCGACAGCGTCGCCCAAGCCGGTCGGTGATCTTTCACTCGGACCGCGGCTGCCAATACACCAGCACCGAATTCGCCGCCCTCAGCAGTGAGTTCGGCATCCGGCTCTCGGTCGGCCGCACCGGCCAATGCTGGGACAACGCGCTCGCCGAGTCGTTCTTCGCCACCATCAAGCGCGAGTTGCTCGGCACCACCGCCTGGCCCAGCCGGGCCGCCGCCCGCACCGCGATCTTCGACTTCATCGAAGGCTGGTACAACTTGCACCGATTGCACAGCAGCCTCGGCTACCGGAGTCCCGCCGACTACGAGACCGCACTCGCGGCCTGA
- a CDS encoding transposase produces the protein MESMGKKKPRPRRSFTPEFKAEIVELCRRGDRSVGQIAKDFDLTETAVRLWASQAEVDAGEKDGLTSSEREELAALRRENRRLREDVDILKRATAFFAKETR, from the coding sequence ATGGAGAGCATGGGGAAGAAGAAGCCTCGGCCTCGCCGTTCGTTCACGCCGGAGTTCAAGGCCGAGATCGTTGAACTGTGCCGGCGTGGTGACCGTTCGGTCGGTCAGATCGCCAAGGACTTCGACCTGACGGAGACCGCGGTGCGGCTGTGGGCCAGCCAGGCTGAGGTCGACGCGGGCGAGAAGGACGGCCTGACCAGCAGCGAGCGTGAGGAGTTGGCCGCGTTGCGGCGGGAGAACCGTCGCCTGCGCGAGGACGTCGACATCCTCAAGCGTGCAACGGCTTTCTTCGCGAAGGAGACCCGGTGA